The genomic interval ATAGGGTGGGGTTTGTAGAGTATCACTTCCTCACTGGTACTGACACGAGAcaggacattttcattttatgcaCAAAGCTACATACAGTGTATGTAAGCACATTTTGCACTCTGATTAAAAATGGTAAATCAACCGTTGTTTATTGTGACAGTGCTGACCATGTGTCATTGACCTTGAAGTTCGGTACAGCTGAACTTTAAACAAGtaagtgtttgttgtttttttcctcagaaaaGAAATGCCTTGGGTCCATCTTGTCTACTAAATTTGTGTATCAGACTTTTTTCTTGTGGTTCTCTTTGGTTGGATGATCAATCCAAACTGATTTAATCAAAGCACAGAATGCATCAACTAGGTCATCAGAGAACATGAAATGTTGCGGACAGCAGAAAgacattgagagaaagagagaaaagaaagaatgatGGAGACAGAAAGGCCCTCTGTGAACACAAACCCGTGGTGAAACAGAAactcattcacacaaacaaacacatgcacaggCTTTGTGTCCTTTATACAACAGAGACATTATCCTAAGAGATGCAAAAAAGAGCAGTGAGGAGAATGAGCTCTCTCTCTCCTgcacacactgcaaaaaaaataatcagttttccaataaaaatatataaaaagcctTCAAACAAGGTCATTCTAATAAGCCGATTCAGTGCTTAAAAATATTCcataattaataatgtaataatattatctaaaatatatatataatggttttgttgttgatttttttttttttttttttttttttttgtagtggggAACATTCtaactttttatgcatttctgAATTCTCAGTGTCACTTAGTGAGAGCTACAGTGATACTTACCCAACAGGTCGTTCTGTGGCATCCAGTCCACTAGTTTAGTATTGTTGCCCAGATTGGAGGGAGGAACTCCAGAGAACCTGCAGAGAGATTAAACTCATTGAGATACAAGCTTCCCATTCTACAAACTCTTTTAACGTTGTGGATTAGACAATCTTCAGCGGACAAGAATGAAGAATTTGCTAGTTATTTAAAGCGTCATAGATACTAGTGAGATCAGGAATTTGGATTTGGAAAGTAAAAGTGCATTAGAGACAAAGatatgagagagacagagaccaaATAGTTTGCATGCATAGATTAAAATCAAAGCTTACACTGAGAaggcaaataaaaagaaaaaagattttaaaaaaacaatCGGACAAGAATCATATTGACTTCTACCTTGTAAAGCTCATAAAGACGTTATTGCAGTAATgcattcaatatattatatataaaaattatagttATACTACATATAAACATTACACATGAGGTTTGACGAAACATCAAGAGCTAAAACCACTGTACTTTTGAGAAAGGCATTGAAGGCAACATGAAACAGTATTCACAACCCATTTGACTATGTAAAGTgatggcttttttatttttccaaatgaaacagAATATTCAAACAGCAAAAACAATGTGGGATGGGATCTGAAAGTTAAATTACTGTGGTAAGAAACTACTGGCATCATTATTGAAAGGTTGCTTTACCTACAACAGTAGGCTAAAACAATGCCTGAAAAGCTACTAACGCAGTTGATTAGCATTTTTTGCTAAACATATGGACTAATTTACATAAGCAGATTATGAGAACAATCAATTTGTCTGATGCACTAATAAATCAGTATAAAAGCACCAGGAACACACACCCCTTCAAAAGTtttgagatttattttaaaagaaattcagacttttattcattaagaacacattaaattaattgaaagtgAACTTAAAACGTTTATGTATTGCTACAAAGATGTCTAATTCAAACCAGTGCTGTTCTTTGCAACTtaaatcaaagaataaaaaaaaaatgcatcacagtctccacaaaaatattaagcattacaattgtttttaacattgataataataagaaatgttacttcaGCATGTGATTTTATATTGTCTTTAAGAGTCTTTGGACATctactaaataaattattaaactaaCAATACAACAAGAGGACTCCAGCGGAGATTATATGAAGCCTTTGTCTTGAAGTCTGTCTTGAGATAGTAAAGAGCTGGGGTTCTCTGTCAATggtgagcaaacacacacagcctGAAGGCCAGTATATGCCAAACCTAATGACAAACATTCTACAGTTTCTTAGAAACCTGACAGCAGTCAGTGACTCTAATTACCTTTACTGTAATTTATGCGCAGTGTGACAGGAAAGAGTTTAGACCATATGTTCATGACTTCATGTCTGAATACGTTACAAGAGTggtatacagtagtcaacatttgaagtggatcaaaacctttcaaagttttcctaaaaccaaaacaataccgATTCTAGAATAAGATTAatttttttgatccacttcaaatgttgacttctGTATTGTTGCAACTCATTAGAGTTTGTCTGTCTGTAcagtatgtttatgtgtgtgttcccTGGGCATTTCCACTCCCATCTGTGTCCTCATTAGTGAAGTCTTATCATGGCACATTTGCATGAATGCAAGAACGCAACTGAGATTCTATGGCATGACTACAGGAGTCATAACAATGTGACTACCTATGACAACAACAGGTGCTGCTATTTATAACCATGCAGGTTCACTTatgaaaagtgtatatatatatatatatatataaaagaaactaaattaatcCAAAGGGAAATTCAAAGTTTACATGCCATGGTAAGAGTGTAGAAACGCAGTACTAGTGACATATTTATGAGCTGCGCTAACTTATAAAAGGATCAACTCTCAAATcctaaattatgttatcaaatctGCTTCATATACAattttctataaataaatcattCCCTTGAAATTGAAAATATTGCCATTATTTATTAACCCTCATGTGATTCCATGCTTTATTTCTTTCACTGTGTTTACTCTTTTCCAAAAAATGAATCCCTTATGGGGAGTGAGGCTTTCCAGCTTAAAAGTTGGCAAAATGATTATCAATAAAGTGCTTCCATGTTTGTAGCATAGTTTAATTTGTCTATCCTCAAACAAAGCTTTAATATGGCTTCAGATGATTTGTATATATGCTCTACTTTTTTGTACAGTacccattcattgtaattttatAGCAAAAGGAAACCATACAATTATTTATAGAGTTTCtatatttgtgttccacagaaataaaattaaactgtttATGGCATGAGGGtacagtaaataatgacagaattttcatttttgggcaaaggGCCCCATGATTCCTATAAAAATGAAGGTTggggtttcaaaaaaaaaaaaaaaaattttttttttaaccattttagaGAGTATTTTCCACCGAGCCTATTGTAATGAATGTGTATTACAGAGAAAGATTTATGCTCttacaacacaacaaaacaaaatacaaaatgataaTCAGAATAATCTTCACATATTCTTTtcctttttaagattttaagaggATACTGACATGACACCATCTCAAAGGATCAAATGTCCCTCCACTGCCAACAAAGGATGAAGATTTATTGGGATCTAAAACAAACATACTGTGATTTATCTTAATTACTGACAATACTCTCAATAAACAAGTGAATCTGTACAATGCTTTAGTCCAAAATGAATTCATAAAGTTTTGCATATAGAAACCATTGGAAAGTCTAACGAAACCATCAGATAATTTTGAACGAGGGTTCACTGGTTcgaaaatggaaaacaaaagttATTTGTAGCCACACGCTTATCATTAACCGGCCACCACAGGTCAGTTGCCAATGGATACTATTTGATAgagagaaaaaatagaaaaaaacctATAAGCTCGTGGTTTGATCTTTTGGAAAAATTGTTCACTGATCACATGAAAGAAGAAAAGAACAGCTGTACCTCCAGATGACTCTCTGCGGAAGACGACTCAAGGCTCCTGCAAGTTTCTGAGCAATGTCCTCTGACAGATACTTCACTCCTGCACCAAATGACACCACTACGAAACCATGTTCATCTGTATCCTTCACCCAGGCTTCAAACTCCTGTACACACGCAAATCAAATAGACAATTAAACAATTTAGGACAAGGGTTATCAGACCTCTCCATGAAGAACCCCTAGCAGTGCATGTTTTGTATGTCTCCCAGTATCTGGCacacccacttcaggtcttgcagtctccactAATGGGCTGATGAGGTAaatcaggtgtgatagatgagagagacatacaaaatgtgcaggactgggggtactccaggacagatttgagaaccactgatctaggaCATTTGTGGTCCTAGATCAAGACAAAGCAATTCAACATTATATGGAAATTTCATGGTAGATGTGTTAGCATTTAAACTCAATGGTTTTGTTTGActtgaaaatataaattttaaatgacTACATTGGGAtacaataaaagttattttagggTTCAGATAAGCTAGAAATATCTCCGTAAAAtaacatctgcacataaaaaccACTGTATATGAATCTGGTAAGTATTCAGTACCTAAGTACACAAGGTACCATAGTATTACCATCTGATATTAAGGTAAGCACTTTGAACAGAGTAGAACATAAGGTTTGTTATAAAcacaatatgacattttttatgagGTTCTGATGTTGTAAACATGCAATAAAACAGCTGAAGATTACAACTTATTATCAGTGATAACCAGCACATTGCACCATAGTTCGTCCAATGCTTAACATTGATagctttgaactttctatttcttacaatgtgaaaacatttggttcaaaatataaaatgtttttaaggtgTGGACATGTCTCAAGCTACTTTACGTTTGACAAAGACAGACTGCATGTTTAAAAATCCTtcaacatgaaaaaaatcatGAGTAGGATTTCTCAAAACCTGTTTTACCCCTTATGTCAACCACAGAGAACGGCAATGAAATGCCACCACAgtggaaaatgaaataaataggatgtacaaatgtattttttttaagtggtgtAAATAAGACTTCAGACCAGATTCAAATCCACTTTAAAACAAGAGCCAGATTGGACTAAACCTCAGTTTGTGTCAGTTGATGTTTAAAAATGGTGTTAAACCTCGGTACAACCATGGACAGCAATCTGGAGCCTAAAAAAAGCACACGATCACGTTATCCTGCTTTAATAACTAATACTGGGGCAAATAAAAAGGATTACTAAAAGAATTTAGATTGCACACAGTGCACATGTAGTTAatgttcacacatacacacacacaaaaaaagaaatatatatatatatatatatatatatatatatatatatatatatatatatatatatatatatatatatataaacaatctaTAAAAAAGATACTAAAGCTCTTGGCTGGATTTAGTATTAAAATATGACATTAACTTTAATAAGCCACTTGAAGCAGAACATTAACACAAAGTTAAGACTAAAAGGAGGTACTGTATGGCTAATATTAAACTCCAAGATGGGAACATGAAATAGACGGCTCTGGGACAGTTGTattagacaaaaaatattttgtcagttGATTTCAGATAATTCTACACTGAAGCGAGAGCAAGCCATGTGAGGGTATGAAAATGCGGTCAGTCATCACATTCAACAGGGATACTTCAtttgcaaaataatgttgttaaaCCAAGCAATATcacaaaatatgtacaaaattacCAGAAAAGGACACAATGTTTCTATCACACTGAGTAAAAAAAGTTAATCCATCTAGAAAGTATTCCTACAACAAAAACTATTAGCCTATTTTAAAAAGGACAGATTTAAAGGTCAaattataaacataaattatTGTGACCAATAGGTGCTTTACCAAAAACATGAGCTTGCCATTTTAaccttttaattagttttaaattgttggtacaaatttctgagatttggctgttgattattatattacatattcacATATTCCAAAAAATGCAAgataaaaatcttaaaacaagTAAAGCTTTGTGTTAGCATTTAGCATTCATTAAGGCATGACTGTGGCCTATTACAATATTAACAATGATAAGCAACTCTTGGTCATTATGGtaagtaatgcattatgttaaGTAGAAAGGGCATTGTTAGCACTGTAGTGCAATTgttaacataaaacattaatggTATTAATGAGACTTGGTGTAAGCATTTTGTATCAGCAGTTAGCATAGCTTAAAAAATACTGGTTGAGGGATTCCTGGCACTGACTGTCCGCTCCTCACACTGGTGTCTTTCATACACACCCAACAATAGGCACATTtagacacataaacacacgctcacacacccTGCACCGACAAACACGCTATTTGCATTATGGCTCCGCAGCATACAATGAGGCCATTTGGGCGCTTGGTATTCCAAAAGTGCAAGCTAAGGTTCAAAACCCCCACTCCTATTCAGTGGACAGCTCTTCACTATCACAAGCATTGATAAGaacagcctttgtgagcataacaCCCTGGTGGCAAAATCAAAACTTCATATTATTACCAGTTAAATGAGCTAAAACAGAgataataatgacttaaatacactggatattttctagataaatgtttttatagcTACTTGTTTATTTTCACCACATTCGGCCTATTGATTTTTAAACTGGTAAGTGGACCTTGGTCACTTGTTTGAGGGAGTGGGTTGTGGCATTTTTGCCATTTTGTGTGAGGCTGGAGATATTTGGCAATCCTGAATatcttgaaataaaaatgaggTTCCTGCAATCAGTCGATCCCCATTATCAGAAAATGATGTAATTTTACTGCCATTCATGCACTCAAGCATCAAAAGTACTGCATGTGCACACCATGCATTTATTGAAAGATCAAGGGAACTTAGAAATAGAAATTGCAACTGAAGTACCAACAGCGAATTGTGGAGAAGGCAAACACATGTTGTTGGTTAATCTTATCCAAATATTCATTAGTTCATTAGTTTTCCATCCAGAATGTGAACTAGTAGGCAATAACAGATATAGGCTAAATTATTTTCATGCTATGGCCAAAAACTGATAAATGGGTGATAATACAATTATGTGCTAatttgacttaaaaataaataaataaaaaagacactaaaactgttttaaatgaatgaaatatccgTTCCGTTCAAGTGTCCATAATAAAGAAAATTTGGATTCCATTATTCCACTGCCTCTAGTATAAAGCCTGATGGTTAGCTTTACTGCATCTTCTATGGTGTCCAGGAAACATCATCACAATACGAGCAAATTGCACAATAGCCGACTTTGTGTTTATTAGTGATCGgttgccgtgattttgccaagtaagacatgttcctggaacaacatcttctgatgatcatggatcaacattattgtacaaaaatatagacttaaccctatccctacccctaaacctaacctcaCTCATAATATATTCccaaaatcagtgggaaataataGCTCATTAataagggtgtagaagcacctaactctgattGCAAGCCCAAaatagatattttctgaaaagttatatctctgttctgattggttgattggaatgttttttccaggatcaacaaggaagTTGATCTAGGAActtgttgtacttggtgaaatcacgctcgccaTTTAgcgttcataaaaaataaacagttctatatttatattttttcaagcCACTGTAGCTAATATGAAGCACATGTGTTAATACACTCTATGCAGTGGCTAAGAAAGAGCACCACAAATTGCTCAGTGTGTAATGTCCCATAGGAGAAGTCCAAATGTAAAATTTGGATTTTGTCATACCATTAGACAGTGTATGATTTTAGAGATTTTAGAGAAACCATGAAGAGGGCTGAGAAAGGCCAACTCGGACAGACTTATTCAACTGTAGTTATATTAACAGCATCAATCCCCTTTGTCAGATTCATCACACCTTTACAAGTGGCAAAAAAATGACTCAGCTGATTCAAATCAAAGGGGTAGTTCATGCATTAAGTAACTAATGAATAAGCAGTTGAATTTAGCTTTGAATTTAGTAGTTAAGTACACTTGTGCACAGGAGCATTTCCATTGGTTTATTTCCATTGCTTGACTCCACTGTGTTCACCCGGATCCAGTTCGTATCcagtccagatggtggatcagctcctagagacgacctctacagccctgaatttcagcagagaccaggacaactagatgagccccagagacagatcctcATTgtagaccttgtctcctagacagccatcgggacaagaccacagaatCAAAGGAGCCCTCATACACTCTAACTTTGCTACAGCATAGATTAACCTCCTGGCTCGTCTGGCTGgagaagaactggccccccaaacgagcctggtttctcccaaggttttttctccattctgtcacagatggagttttggttccttgctgctgtcgcctctggcttgcttagatggggacacttaatttccagcgatATCGTCAACTTGAAAGATACTAAATGAATAAACTGAAATGAGCTGGacgatgacatcattgaattcaatgattaaCTGCTTTTAACTGAAAATTGTGTTTACAATTAAAAGAGTGTTTACTTTTGTCCTTTtgcattgacacactattttcctatttgataCTGTTTTTGATAATTGATGCTTTGACACTGTCTGTATCGtcaaaagcactatataaataaaggtgacttgacttgactcaagTTATGCTTGCTTTTCAGCTTAATTGCTCCTATCATTATAGTAAAGTTCCAATATCCTGTACATACCTCAATGTGGtgccataaaaaaaatagtaaaacaatGTTTAGAGATCGTTTAAACATAACAGCACTTATTTCTTACCTGTGACAAGGGGCTGGGGGGTTTGGTGAGGATGCCACCTACATAGACAACATGTGGCAGAGTGGGTCGTGGGAACTCAAGCGCCATGTCAGTACACAGCATCCAAAGTCGACTGTTCTGAACCAGATCATGCATGGACACAGATGGCTGGATGTTGTATTTCCTCATGATGCGATCATATTTGGGTAGAACCAGGAACTGGACCCCAAATCTGGAAACCAGGTACACTGCTGTGTTAGCTACCCGTTGGAACAATGACATACGGTCTGTTAATAGAGAGTTAAATTCTGGGACATAAGATAGGGGTGCTGGTGCCCCAACTTCCGCAGGGTACCACAGTCCTGTGCTGAACACTGCGTATTGAATACCCAGAATGTGAGCTATGACAAATCCACACATTTCATTGGGATCAACGAGCAGGAGGTCAAACTGTTCACGTTTTAGCTGCTCCATGACAGAAGCACTCCCAACAACAGCATCACAGTTTTGAGAATAATGGTCCAGGATATCAAAAAGCTCCAGTGCTGTGAGACGCCCTGAGAAGATGTTGTGAACTTTTGACTGGAGAAAGTCATCGGCTGAGGTGCTGTTAAAGATTCCAGGGTAGCGCTGGAGACGATAATGGTTGGAAGGTGGGACTTCACGACCTTCGGAGATCAGGAAGACTGTGTCATGGCCCTCAGCGTGAAGAGCAGAGGCCAGGGTCTTAAATATATACAGGTGGCTCTCAAACATAATTGGAGGAACTACCACAATCTTAGCTGCCCATGAGAAACTCGATGCTAAACACCACAGCAATGTGGCAAGCAGGAAAAAAACCTTCATGGCTGtagaaaaaaagacaacaaatgaTTAGTGATACTTCAATCATTCACTGACTCTTGTACTGAGCAACTACATAAATAAAGTAACACTTAGGTTTAGGGAACAATTCTCACttttgcttattaacatgcctattattaacatacagGCTATTAATTAGTACTTATAATGCACAAATTCTGCATGACCAAATTATACATGCCTAATCTTACCTAATACTTAACAACTACGTTATTATTAATaagtaacaaattatttttttttgtggcaaaaGTCGATAGTTCTTAATAGCAAAATTTggacctttaaataaaatattaccattgTCAGCATTTTAGTATCCATGCAAGCACATCTTACAATACAAGCAATGCTAAACTACCATATTCCCAACCTGAAAGTCCATTGTGGTCTTTAGTTAGCATTGTAGTGCAAGTGTTATCACAAAACAATAAATTAGATTAATGGTAGTGTTCACCTTTTAACAGCCTCAGAATGACTAAGATTGTTTTCAAATTAGCAACTTCGGACTCATTAACTAGGCTACTGTTGCATGAGCTTAAGCTGGAAAAAATAGTTATTAATAACTGTTATTGTTAATgattgtaaaatgtgttttttatgagCCCTGGCCATTCACCTGAATCTcagcttcataaaaaaaaaaagcttttgcatAGCCATAAAAGTGCAATGATGCTCAAAACCTAATCATTCAATTTGGCAGTGGGTACAAATACAATCAGTTACTGATTCAATCTGCTGGTTCAAGACTGTAAAAAATGTTCGTCCAGTTTTCCCACACTCTTTTCAATCAATTGAACACAAGGAAGAATTATATTTCAgactttttcatttgtttgtaccaatttaacaaaataaaataatgaagaacAATATTTACCTATATACCTACACACCAGAAcatgtacattttcaaataatgacACAAATTAATCTTGTTTAAGTGCCTCAAACTTACCAAATCTAACATTGTTTTTAGCTACTAAATCTAAAATTGTAATCATTAAATCTCTGCTTCAACATTTCAAGCTTGTAAGTCATAAGACTTCTCtaattacatataaattaaataattatagttGTTGGTgccttaaaaatacaataaaccaattAAAATGACCAGTTAAGcactgtttttaaaaacatctgcATGCCTTAGCAGTCCTAGACATTAATAGCATGTTTTAAACAATCCCCAAGGCTTTGGTGTTCTTGACTTTCATCTTTAAGCATCTCTTTAGTCTCACACCTTAATTAAAGAACATAACCTACAACAGGCCGTGTCTGGGGATCCAATGAACAGGTGTATGTCATTGTAAAGAACAAAAAAGCTAAGGAAATGTTGTCTCTAAGGAAGACAGGGCCCTGAGTGGTCTGCATTTATAGATTGACAAACAACTCATTCGGGCATTCATTCAAATGATGTTTGCCACATTTATAATCTCTCAGACTGCTTAAACAAAAATGCTGCATTTGACCCTCCATAGGAAACAAAAGCAATGTCCCTGTCAGGAACTGATGAATGAAGCCATTAATGTAATTGGAAGCTAGGAATGttactgctttatttaatatttacagaacGCTCCACAAATAAGAATGACTGTCCTTGGATAATGTCCTTAAAATGTCAAGAGTgattaaataaatctataaaaccCATACCTGTAAATAACAAACAGGTGTTTAGTGGTGTTCAGACACAGTGAAGCTTCAGTGAGGAGAACAAGGAGACCTGAGAAAGGTATGTTTCCCAGGCCATATAAGCCAGCTGTTGAGGTAAATTTCCCATGTTCCTTGCTTTTAAATGACGGCTGTTGTTTCTAATGTGACCCTTCCACCATTTGGCTCTCTCAGTTTCAGGTGGGCTATCACTATTACAACTTTTTTATACCAGACAGTTGATGGTTGCCATGGCAACCCTGCCAGAGTCAAGCTGTACCCTAGCAACGTCATAGCTTGTGTTACTAATGGGTGGTTCAGGTTTCCTGCCCATCAGGAGGAGTAACATTCGCTATTAAACACATGGAAAACACTGAGATGAATGATAAAGCTGATAATGTGATCACTTCATTGTTTAGGctgccacacaaaaaaaaaacccagataaAAAATTATTCTCTTGAAAAAGCTACCGAATATTTTCCAGACTATTGTAAACTTAGTTTATAATGCAttgctctgcatttaaaatcAGCCATTGTTCTCCTTTTAGACGATACAAAATTGCTTTTTGACAGTTATAATTATATGATCATTAAACTAccacaataaaaacataatatactttgtttgtaaaatacaaataaatattgttgttattatagtTTGTGTGATCTAAATGGTCCAAAAAAGTGTATataaggaaaaaaaagtgaatatattgggacaaataaaaacattgttaaaattcAGTTTATCAGTCTAATTAGTTTATTAGAAAATTTATATTATCTAAAAATGGCATTCCATTTTTCTTAATAACAAGAGATCAAAGACCTGTAGTTGGTTGTTGTAGCCAAAAGTTaggattaatataaataattttattaagggCATTTGTGATTTAGCACGATTCTCAtcttacagtaacatttatagAGAAAAACTACACTGTACATTAAAAAAGTGCATGTGTCAGTCTATATAGACTAAACAGGAACTTTCTAGGAGTGAGGGAGATGTTATCTATACAAGAATAAATCAATTGATGTTATCAGCAGGGCATTTTACATGCCTTCAAGACTTTGTCACATTAACTTGTGTGTGCTACGGTTAAGTGACACATTATTATGATTGTGATAACTGATAAGAGATAATCAATGCCCAGACAATCTTAGAACAAACCCAAACAACTCACATGGTGTGATCAGGGTGAATGTGTGTTAGATGTATCTGGGTTTCTCTAACCAAAA from Carassius auratus strain Wakin chromosome 26, ASM336829v1, whole genome shotgun sequence carries:
- the ugt8 gene encoding 2-hydroxyacylsphingosine 1-beta-galactosyltransferase, yielding MKVFFLLATLLWCLASSFSWAAKIVVVPPIMFESHLYIFKTLASALHAEGHDTVFLISEGREVPPSNHYRLQRYPGIFNSTSADDFLQSKVHNIFSGRLTALELFDILDHYSQNCDAVVGSASVMEQLKREQFDLLLVDPNEMCGFVIAHILGIQYAVFSTGLWYPAEVGAPAPLSYVPEFNSLLTDRMSLFQRVANTAVYLVSRFGVQFLVLPKYDRIMRKYNIQPSVSMHDLVQNSRLWMLCTDMALEFPRPTLPHVVYVGGILTKPPSPLSQEFEAWVKDTDEHGFVVVSFGAGVKYLSEDIAQKLAGALSRLPQRVIWRFSGVPPSNLGNNTKLVDWMPQNDLLGHTNTRAFLSHGGLNSIYEAMYHGVPVVGVPLFGDHYDTMTRVQAKGMGIMLEWKRMSEEDLYTAMVNVITDKRYRERAQLLSQIHKDQPGHPVSRAVYWISYILRHRGVEHLRSAVYEIPTYQYFLLDVAVVIGVCMLLLGYLLYRIGKCIQSRLGRSSSPVEKVNGHCHNGIPNGKHKRNGHVKNIEKKLK